From Vibrio fortis, a single genomic window includes:
- a CDS encoding aminotransferase-like domain-containing protein: MKKSQVLAEKLKNQIEHNIWLSGEKLPSIRNACKRYKLSIETVLQAYQQLEAAGYIYAKPKSGYFVLPRRNVLSSKDLTSKAITPYPVRISDLLYDVLQKAKDPSIIPLSSAFPDPSLFPHQALSRSLASASRQMPDNSMLTNLPPGNQTLRRQIAQRYQVNGLNVLPDDIVITSGAMEALSLCLQSFTEPGDLVAIEYPAFYGVLQTIERLNLTAVEIPTNPENGIDLDVLSSVFSSMDIKACWFMTAAQNPVGYSMSTANKQRLVQLVNHHNVPMIEDDVYRELFVGSESSLPAKAYDQNDNILLCGSFSKSLSPGFRIGWVVAGQQALKIQRLQHLATLSSSIPIQLALSHYLTYYSYDNHLKKLRKVLHERKQDHISLLSDCLPQNTVIHLTPGGYFIWIELPKNVCVETLYDRALEHNISVAPGIIFSGDKRFNHHIRINCSYACDDKISKAIKTLGNLVVEISHGNQESA; this comes from the coding sequence ATGAAAAAGTCTCAAGTATTAGCAGAGAAACTTAAGAATCAGATCGAACACAATATTTGGTTGAGTGGTGAGAAACTACCGTCGATCAGAAATGCTTGTAAGCGCTATAAACTGAGTATTGAGACAGTTCTCCAAGCATACCAACAGCTTGAAGCTGCGGGTTATATCTATGCTAAACCTAAATCTGGTTACTTTGTATTACCCCGCCGGAATGTACTCTCCAGTAAAGACCTAACCTCAAAAGCAATTACGCCATACCCTGTTCGAATCAGCGACCTGCTTTATGACGTGCTTCAAAAGGCGAAAGACCCCAGTATTATTCCACTTAGTTCTGCTTTCCCAGATCCGTCTTTGTTTCCTCACCAAGCCTTGTCGCGAAGCCTCGCTAGTGCCAGTCGTCAAATGCCGGACAATAGCATGCTGACCAACTTGCCTCCGGGTAATCAGACTCTAAGAAGACAAATTGCACAGCGCTATCAGGTGAATGGGCTCAATGTGCTTCCCGATGACATCGTCATCACCTCTGGGGCTATGGAAGCACTCAGTTTGTGTTTACAGTCTTTTACGGAGCCGGGTGATCTGGTTGCGATTGAGTATCCCGCTTTCTACGGTGTGCTTCAAACCATAGAGCGATTAAACCTAACCGCGGTAGAGATCCCAACCAATCCAGAGAATGGGATCGACCTTGATGTGCTCTCCTCAGTATTCTCATCAATGGATATCAAAGCGTGTTGGTTTATGACGGCGGCTCAAAACCCAGTAGGGTACTCAATGAGTACCGCAAACAAGCAGCGCCTTGTACAGCTGGTGAATCATCATAACGTACCGATGATCGAAGACGACGTATATCGAGAGTTGTTTGTGGGCAGTGAATCGAGCCTTCCTGCTAAAGCTTATGACCAGAATGACAATATCTTATTATGTGGTTCGTTTTCTAAGTCACTCTCACCCGGATTCCGAATTGGATGGGTTGTTGCAGGACAACAAGCACTTAAGATCCAACGCTTACAACATTTGGCGACGCTGTCCAGTAGTATCCCAATTCAATTGGCACTGTCTCATTATCTAACGTATTACAGCTACGATAACCACCTCAAGAAGCTACGAAAGGTACTCCATGAGCGGAAGCAGGATCATATCAGTTTGCTTAGCGACTGCTTGCCGCAGAACACGGTTATTCATCTCACGCCGGGTGGTTACTTTATTTGGATTGAATTACCGAAAAATGTTTGTGTTGAAACACTGTACGATAGGGCGCTCGAACACAATATTTCCGTTGCTCCTGGAATCATCTTTAGTGGTGATAAACGTTTTAATCATCACATCCGAATCAACTGCTCTTATGCTTGTGATGACAAGATATCAAAAGCGATCAAAACCTTAGGGAATCTGGTTGTTGAAATAAGTCATGGCAATCAAGAGTCGGCCTAA
- a CDS encoding lipase family protein: MKPLKRYQYERYAVLCNLAYPRVFKQTRYGFDPNGQRIIKNQFGKTMIRVLWSEAETEVIVVLKGSHSLSDWLLNFALWTRSCKSIGLNYRIHAGFYHLLFQESQPSRNDDTLGASVFERLETTLAPLIEKGKRVTITGHSSGGAIGCVFADYLNHKYPRSIKRVVTFGQPAIGNWQFKQHYSLNKKTYRICCDLDIVTFMPPIPLIYWHAGRMLWLYNGRIYENTPTLIRFVRSLLSWVIRPFSYHLMSKYIRNKDFFDQR; encoded by the coding sequence TTGAAACCACTTAAAAGATACCAGTATGAAAGGTATGCCGTTTTATGCAATCTCGCCTACCCACGAGTGTTCAAGCAGACACGCTATGGGTTTGACCCAAACGGACAACGAATCATCAAAAATCAATTTGGTAAAACCATGATCCGAGTTCTTTGGAGTGAAGCTGAAACTGAAGTGATTGTCGTACTCAAAGGCTCTCATAGCCTCAGTGACTGGTTATTGAACTTTGCTCTATGGACAAGAAGCTGTAAATCCATTGGGCTCAACTACCGAATTCACGCTGGGTTCTATCATCTATTGTTTCAAGAGAGCCAACCCAGTAGAAATGACGATACGCTCGGCGCTTCCGTCTTCGAACGTTTAGAAACAACACTCGCTCCACTCATCGAAAAAGGCAAACGAGTTACCATCACCGGTCACTCCTCTGGTGGAGCGATCGGCTGCGTTTTCGCTGATTACCTTAATCACAAATACCCTAGGAGCATTAAACGTGTTGTGACGTTTGGCCAACCAGCGATTGGCAACTGGCAATTCAAGCAGCACTACTCTCTTAACAAGAAAACCTACCGCATTTGCTGTGATTTAGACATCGTGACTTTCATGCCACCCATTCCCCTTATCTACTGGCATGCAGGCAGAATGCTTTGGCTTTACAACGGTCGAATCTATGAGAACACCCCCACCCTAATTCGCTTTGTGCGTTCGCTGTTGAGTTGGGTGATTCGCCCCTTCTCCTATCACTTAATGAGTAAGTATATTCGTAACAAAGACTTCTTTGATCAGAGGTAA
- the cydB gene encoding cytochrome d ubiquinol oxidase subunit II — MFEYETLKMIWWVLIGVLLIGFMITDGFDMGVGALLPIIGKTDTERRVMINSIAPHWDGNQVWLITAGGALFAAWPMVYATVFSSLYIAMYMVLIGLWLRPLALEYRAKVESQQWKDVCDYATAFAGVYPPLLFGIAFGNLLQGIPFSLNSLLMVTYHGSFLDLLNPFSLLSGIVAVTMSLLQGSTWLLLKTKHDIYGKARAVGQMSAWAVFVLMVIGGLIIGDLMGYQVVSVLNQNGESNPLNKVVIAGTGMWLSNFETYTWMWFAPIGSVVFPVVTFFCIRLSKDLMAFISSSLTSASIILTAGFTMFPFIVPSSFNTNHSLTLWDATSSELTLNIMTGVAFVMVPIILGYTAFSYRTMRGRLDNKYVERNSHSLY; from the coding sequence ATGTTTGAATATGAAACGTTAAAAATGATTTGGTGGGTGTTGATCGGCGTGTTGCTGATTGGCTTTATGATCACCGATGGATTTGATATGGGTGTCGGCGCTTTGCTGCCTATCATTGGTAAAACCGACACAGAGAGACGCGTGATGATTAACTCCATTGCACCACACTGGGATGGGAACCAAGTGTGGCTGATAACGGCGGGTGGCGCACTGTTTGCTGCATGGCCCATGGTTTACGCGACAGTATTTTCGAGTCTATACATCGCAATGTATATGGTTCTAATTGGGTTGTGGTTACGTCCGTTAGCACTTGAATATCGCGCTAAAGTGGAAAGCCAGCAATGGAAAGATGTATGTGACTACGCTACAGCCTTTGCAGGAGTATATCCCCCTCTATTATTTGGCATTGCCTTTGGCAATTTGTTACAGGGAATACCTTTTTCTTTGAATAGCCTATTGATGGTGACTTATCACGGAAGTTTTTTAGATTTGCTTAACCCGTTTAGCCTGTTGAGTGGGATTGTTGCTGTGACAATGTCGCTACTACAAGGAAGTACTTGGCTGTTGTTGAAGACTAAACATGATATCTATGGCAAGGCTCGTGCTGTCGGCCAAATGAGTGCGTGGGCGGTATTCGTTTTAATGGTGATCGGTGGTTTGATAATCGGTGATCTTATGGGCTATCAGGTTGTGAGTGTGCTCAACCAAAATGGAGAATCGAACCCGCTGAATAAGGTTGTTATCGCTGGTACCGGAATGTGGTTGAGCAACTTCGAGACCTATACATGGATGTGGTTTGCACCTATTGGCAGTGTCGTATTTCCAGTTGTGACGTTCTTCTGTATCAGGCTATCGAAAGATCTAATGGCATTTATAAGCTCTAGTTTAACCAGTGCTTCAATCATATTAACGGCCGGTTTCACTATGTTTCCGTTTATTGTGCCATCGAGTTTCAATACTAATCACAGCCTGACGCTATGGGATGCGACTTCAAGCGAGCTGACGCTGAATATCATGACAGGTGTTGCCTTTGTTATGGTGCCAATCATTCTTGGTTATACGGCATTTAGCTACCGTACTATGCGTGGCAGGCTTGATAACAAGTATGTTGAACGAAACAGTCATTCACTCTACTAG
- a CDS encoding cytochrome ubiquinol oxidase subunit I, with translation MFDVVELSRLQFALTAMFHFLFVPLTIGMSCLLAIMESIYVLTGNKIYQDMTRFWGKLFGINFALGVTTGLTMEFQFGTNWSYYSHYVGDIFGAPLAIEALVAFFLESTFVGLFFFGWERLSARQHLVVTWLVALGSSFSALWILVANGWMQNPIGSEFNYHTMRMEMTSFAEVVLNPVAQVKFLHTVSSAYTCGAMFILGVSAYYLLKGRDVEFAKRSFAVASCFGMASIISVLVLGDESGYELGDVQKVKLAAIEAEWHTEPAPAAFTLFGLPNQEKGETDYAVKIPYLMGIIATRSLDEQVTGLHDLREQHVDRIRNGMIAYDLLESLRAGDNSNATTEAFDEVKHDLGYGLLLKRYTDTVTDATEHQIQMAADDSIPTVWPLFWSFRIMVGCGVVMLIVFGAAFLQTYRKKFTAKPWVLKAALWSIPLPWIAIEAGWFVAEYGRQPWAVGEVLPVTMAASQQSVEDVLLTLALIMALYTVFIIVESYLMVKVARKGPSSLKTGRYHYEQGDHSVEAKLALQVQQ, from the coding sequence ATGTTTGATGTTGTTGAATTATCGCGCTTGCAGTTTGCGTTGACGGCAATGTTCCATTTCCTCTTCGTCCCTTTAACCATTGGTATGTCGTGCTTGTTAGCCATTATGGAGTCAATCTATGTGCTAACAGGTAACAAAATCTATCAAGATATGACACGCTTTTGGGGAAAACTCTTCGGGATAAATTTTGCGTTGGGAGTGACAACTGGCCTGACAATGGAGTTCCAGTTTGGCACTAACTGGTCTTACTATTCCCACTATGTTGGTGACATTTTCGGTGCGCCCCTCGCAATTGAAGCGCTGGTGGCTTTTTTTTTAGAGTCAACGTTTGTGGGCCTGTTCTTCTTTGGCTGGGAGCGTTTGTCAGCGCGCCAACACCTGGTCGTCACATGGTTAGTTGCTCTGGGTTCGAGTTTCTCGGCGTTATGGATCTTGGTCGCGAACGGTTGGATGCAAAACCCGATAGGGTCGGAGTTTAACTATCATACTATGCGAATGGAGATGACGAGTTTCGCTGAAGTGGTGCTCAACCCTGTCGCACAAGTGAAGTTTCTGCATACAGTGTCGTCGGCTTATACCTGCGGCGCGATGTTTATCCTCGGCGTGAGCGCTTATTACTTGTTGAAAGGACGCGACGTTGAATTCGCCAAGCGATCATTCGCTGTTGCATCTTGTTTTGGTATGGCATCAATCATTTCGGTTCTGGTATTGGGTGATGAGTCAGGTTATGAGCTAGGCGATGTTCAAAAAGTAAAGCTAGCTGCAATTGAAGCTGAGTGGCACACCGAGCCAGCGCCTGCTGCATTCACACTTTTTGGCTTACCTAATCAAGAGAAAGGTGAAACCGATTATGCAGTGAAAATCCCTTATTTGATGGGAATCATCGCCACGCGCTCACTGGATGAACAAGTAACAGGGCTCCATGATCTTAGAGAGCAGCACGTTGATCGTATTCGTAATGGCATGATTGCTTATGATTTGCTGGAAAGCTTGCGTGCTGGTGATAACTCAAATGCTACAACAGAAGCGTTTGATGAAGTTAAGCATGATCTCGGCTATGGCTTACTGCTTAAGCGTTACACCGATACTGTCACTGACGCGACCGAACATCAAATCCAAATGGCGGCAGACGACTCCATTCCAACCGTTTGGCCACTGTTTTGGTCATTCCGCATCATGGTTGGTTGTGGTGTAGTCATGCTGATTGTTTTTGGTGCTGCATTCCTTCAAACCTATCGTAAGAAATTCACAGCAAAACCTTGGGTTCTTAAAGCGGCGCTATGGTCGATCCCTTTACCTTGGATCGCGATAGAGGCCGGATGGTTTGTTGCTGAATACGGTCGTCAGCCATGGGCAGTAGGGGAGGTACTTCCAGTGACTATGGCTGCATCACAGCAATCAGTTGAAGATGTACTGCTTACCCTCGCGTTAATCATGGCGCTCTATACAGTCTTCATCATCGTTGAAAGCTACTTGATGGTGAAAGTTGCGCGCAAAGGCCCAAGTAGTTTGAAGACTGGTCGTTATCACTATGAGCAAGGTGATCATTCAGTCGAAGCCAAGTTAGCCCTGCAAGTACAGCAATAA
- the dld gene encoding D-lactate dehydrogenase produces the protein MKQKQLIDQFKVIVGDDNVLTDDIKTKYYRSGFRSGGGSALAVVFPNTLVEQWKVIKQCVDANCIIIMQAAKTGLTEGSAPSGNDYDRDVVVINITKMKQIHLLDGGKQAVCLPGASLHSLEKSLKTVNRAPHSVIGSSSLGATVVGGIANNSGGALVKRGPAYTELAIFAQVDKDGKLHLVNHLGIDGLGETPEEILQNIQEGNFDPSKVVHDERMASDKEYDERVRDVASDIPSRFNADDRRLFEASGCAGKLGVFAVRVDSYPVPEKEQVFYLGTNDPAKLTKLRKDFLTQFENLPEMGEYMHRDIFNMAEKYGKDVFLSIDHLGTDNLPKMFALKAKVENTLERIPFVSKYLPDTILYYASKLFPQHLPQRLLDYRDKYEHHLILKMSDGGIEEAKKYLKEVWAAEPDQDYFECTAEEGKKAYLNRFAAAGAAIRYETIHRNEVEDIVALDIALRRNDEEWLETLPQEVTDNLVMPLYYGHFMCFVFHQDYIFKKGTDTKRMKRLMLEHLNSRGAKYPAEHNVGHLYEAENSLQKFYHELDPTNTFNPGIGKMDKYRRNCNCCA, from the coding sequence ATGAAACAAAAGCAGCTGATTGATCAATTCAAGGTAATCGTGGGTGATGACAATGTGTTAACCGACGATATCAAAACCAAGTATTACCGTTCGGGTTTTCGCTCTGGTGGTGGCTCTGCACTGGCCGTTGTCTTTCCAAATACCTTGGTAGAACAGTGGAAAGTGATTAAGCAATGTGTCGACGCCAACTGCATCATTATTATGCAGGCTGCTAAAACCGGCTTAACAGAAGGTTCTGCACCAAGCGGTAATGATTATGACCGCGATGTTGTCGTTATCAATATCACTAAAATGAAACAAATCCACCTTCTTGATGGGGGCAAGCAAGCAGTTTGTCTACCGGGGGCGAGCTTACACTCCTTAGAAAAATCACTAAAAACGGTTAACCGTGCACCTCACTCTGTTATTGGTTCTTCTTCTTTAGGTGCAACAGTGGTTGGCGGTATCGCGAACAACTCTGGTGGCGCTCTCGTGAAGCGTGGCCCTGCCTATACTGAGCTTGCGATATTTGCTCAAGTCGATAAAGACGGTAAACTTCATTTAGTTAATCATTTAGGCATTGATGGTCTTGGCGAGACGCCAGAAGAAATCTTGCAAAACATTCAAGAAGGCAACTTCGACCCAAGTAAAGTCGTTCATGACGAACGTATGGCTTCTGACAAAGAGTATGACGAGCGCGTGAGAGACGTGGCCTCTGATATTCCTTCACGATTCAATGCGGATGATCGCAGACTGTTTGAAGCCAGCGGCTGTGCAGGTAAGCTTGGCGTGTTCGCGGTACGTGTTGATAGCTACCCAGTACCTGAGAAAGAGCAAGTCTTTTATCTTGGCACAAATGATCCGGCGAAACTCACCAAGCTGCGCAAAGACTTTTTGACTCAGTTTGAGAACTTGCCAGAAATGGGCGAGTACATGCACCGCGATATTTTTAATATGGCAGAGAAGTACGGCAAAGATGTATTCCTATCCATAGACCATCTTGGTACAGATAATTTACCAAAGATGTTTGCTCTAAAAGCCAAGGTTGAAAATACCTTAGAGCGAATCCCGTTTGTTAGTAAATATCTGCCAGATACGATCTTGTACTACGCGAGCAAGTTGTTCCCACAACATTTACCACAAAGATTGCTAGATTATCGTGACAAATACGAGCACCACTTGATCCTAAAAATGAGTGATGGCGGTATTGAGGAGGCTAAGAAATACCTTAAAGAGGTGTGGGCTGCAGAACCAGACCAAGATTACTTTGAGTGTACTGCAGAAGAGGGTAAGAAAGCGTACCTGAATCGTTTTGCAGCAGCAGGAGCGGCGATTCGTTACGAAACCATCCACCGCAACGAAGTAGAAGATATTGTCGCTCTCGATATTGCGTTACGACGTAACGACGAGGAGTGGTTAGAGACTCTACCGCAAGAGGTGACAGATAACCTTGTGATGCCTCTCTATTATGGTCACTTCATGTGTTTTGTATTCCACCAAGATTACATCTTTAAGAAGGGAACAGACACAAAACGCATGAAGCGATTGATGTTAGAACACTTGAATAGTCGTGGCGCAAAATACCCAGCGGAACACAACGTAGGGCACTTGTACGAAGCGGAAAACTCACTACAGAAGTTCTACCATGAGCTCGATCCAACCAATACCTTTAACCCAGGTATCGGTAAAATGGACAAGTACCGCCGTAACTGTAACTGCTGTGCCTAA
- a CDS encoding energy transducer TonB family protein — MSIFATLSVRSRKPPRPWFVVGFVLSVALHLFALVYYLWTPEYDFAPPPQAAPIKVTIVAPLAMAKMPVEDTEIGENQPEIVQEQMIQAATVAEIQPIVKPKPVKEQPKFVEVEKANALSSAINQEAKPEKETKTKPEEPKQIVKTPVPPKSRPEPPVVKKTKPKVTPAPPKAIVKPVPIEKPRPINDDLKDQKQIVQSAKSQPNLVAENSQQQASALRIGQLSEAGKAAKINWQQALHAHLEREKRYPRKAKRMKKKGMPVIKFTMDRQGNVIDVVLVKSSGTRSLDNEAVDLVYRAQPLIKPPTSITGARLSLTLPINFSF; from the coding sequence ATGAGTATTTTTGCCACCTTAAGTGTCAGGTCACGTAAGCCTCCTCGACCTTGGTTTGTCGTCGGTTTTGTATTGAGTGTTGCCCTTCACTTATTTGCACTTGTTTATTACCTCTGGACACCTGAGTACGATTTTGCCCCGCCTCCGCAAGCTGCACCCATTAAGGTTACGATTGTTGCCCCTCTCGCGATGGCAAAAATGCCAGTAGAAGATACAGAGATAGGCGAAAATCAACCTGAGATAGTTCAAGAGCAGATGATCCAAGCTGCAACGGTTGCGGAGATACAGCCAATCGTCAAACCAAAACCTGTGAAAGAGCAGCCAAAGTTTGTTGAGGTTGAGAAAGCAAACGCGCTTTCATCAGCAATAAACCAAGAGGCTAAGCCGGAAAAAGAAACGAAGACTAAACCCGAGGAGCCAAAACAGATTGTGAAAACGCCTGTACCACCTAAAAGTCGTCCAGAGCCTCCCGTTGTCAAAAAGACGAAACCTAAAGTCACCCCCGCTCCCCCAAAGGCGATTGTGAAACCCGTTCCGATTGAGAAACCGCGCCCAATCAATGATGATCTCAAAGACCAGAAGCAAATAGTACAATCAGCAAAATCTCAACCTAATTTAGTGGCTGAAAATAGCCAGCAGCAAGCAAGTGCTCTGCGGATTGGACAACTCTCTGAAGCGGGGAAAGCAGCCAAAATTAATTGGCAGCAAGCCCTTCATGCACATCTTGAGCGAGAAAAGCGTTACCCCAGAAAAGCAAAGCGCATGAAGAAGAAAGGCATGCCAGTTATTAAATTTACAATGGATCGCCAAGGCAATGTAATTGACGTTGTGTTGGTTAAAAGTTCAGGTACACGTTCATTAGATAACGAAGCTGTCGACCTTGTTTACCGCGCTCAACCATTAATTAAACCCCCGACGAGCATAACAGGTGCACGCTTAAGCCTTACTCTTCCTATCAATTTTAGCTTTTGA
- the exbB gene encoding tonB-system energizer ExbB — translation MTTLFFRIASAFLMLTFSHYSLSDTSIQPISDTVVSNQQIAPPSNPLITHDLSPMGMYHAADWVVKSVMIALLVASILSWAVFITKQIQLVLATKRTKQLLATLVTAETLQHAESALTLQTGQEVSVVTAAQHEIYMSGQGSATHSGIKERVQLRLERVQAELTRDMTSLTGILATIGSVSPFVGLFGTVWGIMNAFIGIAKAKSTTLVVVAPGIAEALLATAIGLVAAIPAVMMYNYFSRRIGHYKALLTDVSVATMVLVSRDCDRDTNEESPSQLKKVV, via the coding sequence ATGACAACGCTTTTTTTTCGTATCGCGTCAGCGTTTCTAATGCTGACGTTTTCCCACTATTCTTTGAGTGATACGTCAATTCAACCTATCTCCGATACTGTGGTCTCAAACCAACAAATTGCCCCTCCTTCAAATCCATTGATCACCCACGATCTTTCGCCGATGGGAATGTACCATGCTGCAGATTGGGTGGTGAAGTCGGTAATGATCGCTTTGTTAGTCGCCTCCATTTTGAGCTGGGCAGTCTTTATTACTAAACAGATACAGCTGGTTCTTGCTACGAAAAGAACTAAGCAACTATTAGCGACTTTAGTGACCGCGGAGACTCTTCAGCATGCGGAATCCGCCCTCACACTACAAACAGGACAAGAAGTCTCCGTTGTGACCGCTGCACAACACGAGATCTATATGTCCGGTCAAGGCTCTGCGACTCATAGCGGCATTAAAGAACGCGTTCAATTAAGACTTGAGCGAGTTCAAGCGGAGTTAACCCGAGACATGACGTCACTAACCGGCATTTTGGCAACCATTGGTTCAGTTAGCCCATTCGTCGGCCTATTTGGTACAGTCTGGGGAATTATGAATGCGTTTATCGGCATCGCGAAAGCCAAAAGTACGACGCTTGTAGTTGTGGCCCCTGGTATAGCTGAAGCACTACTCGCAACAGCGATCGGTTTGGTTGCCGCTATTCCTGCGGTGATGATGTATAACTATTTTTCTCGACGTATTGGACACTACAAAGCACTCCTAACAGACGTGTCTGTTGCGACCATGGTACTTGTTAGCCGAGATTGTGACCGCGATACTAATGAAGAGTCGCCATCACAATTAAAGAAGGTGGTGTGA
- a CDS encoding LysR family transcriptional regulator: protein MRSTDDYIIFYHLMEQGSFSGAAKQMQLTKSVVSKRIAKLEQDLGVQLLYRTTRSIKLSEAGQSFYEQAKRVYQAVATAEESIVGLGQSLSGSIKITVPTISGELILPGVIAEFNERYPDINIDMDLDNRFVDIVNDRFDLAIRTGVLPDSSLIARKLVDAHWVVCASPKYLAINGKPDSPQELVKHNCLAYSYQETGAKEWAFKTGDEVYQVKVDGNLCTNNSSALRNVALLGQGIIYVPRVLIHDDLEQGRLIQLFQGETAKCLGIYAVYPYTRQQPEKVKRFIEHLYQGFQKRSHQF from the coding sequence ATGAGAAGTACCGACGATTACATCATTTTTTATCACTTAATGGAGCAAGGCTCTTTTAGTGGGGCTGCAAAACAGATGCAGTTGACTAAGTCGGTGGTGAGTAAACGTATTGCTAAGCTAGAACAAGATCTTGGTGTGCAACTTCTCTATCGAACGACGCGCAGCATTAAACTCAGTGAAGCGGGGCAGTCGTTTTATGAACAAGCAAAACGCGTTTATCAAGCTGTTGCCACAGCAGAAGAATCGATCGTTGGTTTAGGTCAGAGCTTATCCGGTAGTATCAAGATTACCGTACCAACTATCTCTGGTGAGCTGATTCTACCGGGTGTGATCGCTGAATTTAACGAACGTTACCCCGACATCAACATAGATATGGATCTCGATAATCGTTTTGTTGATATCGTCAACGATCGCTTTGACCTTGCAATTCGAACTGGTGTGCTTCCAGATTCGAGCCTGATTGCGCGTAAGCTGGTGGATGCACACTGGGTTGTGTGTGCCTCTCCAAAGTATCTCGCGATAAACGGTAAGCCTGATTCCCCTCAAGAGTTAGTGAAACACAACTGCTTGGCGTACTCCTACCAAGAGACTGGGGCAAAAGAGTGGGCCTTTAAAACGGGTGATGAAGTCTACCAAGTGAAAGTAGATGGTAACCTGTGTACCAATAATTCATCTGCACTAAGAAATGTGGCGCTGTTAGGGCAAGGGATCATTTATGTACCTAGAGTCTTGATTCATGATGATTTGGAGCAGGGGCGTTTAATCCAACTTTTTCAAGGAGAAACGGCCAAGTGCTTAGGCATTTATGCGGTTTATCCATATACACGTCAGCAACCTGAAAAGGTGAAGCGTTTTATTGAACACCTATACCAAGGCTTTCAAAAGCGTAGCCACCAGTTCTAG
- a CDS encoding biopolymer transporter ExbD produces the protein MGFQTSSDSDDLVENHDINVTPLVDVMLVLLIIVMVAAPLATVNVPVDLPSSSAEATPLPDEPLFLTVGKGLELTLGEDKTSTLEQLPFDLPLIIEDQNQRIYLRADKSITYDELMKVMNTLVRAGYSQIALVGLEMPRG, from the coding sequence ATGGGATTTCAAACATCTTCAGACAGCGATGATCTGGTGGAAAACCACGATATCAACGTGACGCCTTTGGTTGATGTTATGCTCGTTCTACTTATCATTGTGATGGTAGCAGCACCATTGGCGACCGTTAATGTGCCCGTCGATCTTCCTTCATCTTCTGCTGAAGCCACACCTTTACCTGATGAACCTTTGTTCCTTACAGTTGGTAAGGGGCTAGAGCTAACATTAGGTGAGGATAAGACTTCAACGTTAGAACAGCTACCATTTGATCTTCCGCTAATTATCGAGGACCAAAATCAGAGGATTTATCTAAGAGCTGACAAAAGCATTACGTATGACGAACTGATGAAAGTCATGAACACACTTGTACGCGCCGGATACAGCCAGATTGCGCTCGTTGGTTTAGAAATGCCACGGGGGTAA
- the cydX gene encoding cytochrome bd-I oxidase subunit CydX, which produces MWYFVWILGLMLASAFTILNLVGLEKQAENNSD; this is translated from the coding sequence ATGTGGTATTTTGTTTGGATTTTGGGTTTGATGTTGGCGTCTGCATTCACTATTTTAAATCTGGTTGGGTTAGAGAAGCAGGCCGAAAACAACAGTGATTGA